In Mus musculus strain C57BL/6J chromosome 14, GRCm38.p6 C57BL/6J, the following are encoded in one genomic region:
- the Gm10044 gene encoding ankyrin repeat domain-containing protein 30B isoform X3 translates to MKRIFWSRRRRPRPGHFSTSPWASCLGFGCAGGESQAVPRYLAGYCAVGQLHRAASVGAVATVERFLTFRVNGVNDPDKKNRTALHYACAHGHLGVVTLLIERNCNINACDDDNCTPLIKASQHQHGDCVAALLQHGADPNAVDALGNTALHYAVHSENTFIASQLLEHSANIEAKTKVEEERKYGLQEPNVAVENSDDRTACAVASAAAAAAVSASTYAESASTSASAASNIASAAFASASAASTSASVAFASASAASTSAASASASASASDASAAAAAASASASDASAAAAAAAAASAVASSNATVNAVVAAAVTAAFAAVTATADIKGSEPTPQRHSGATNDKDFALKAKEEHDKREPATHLMKMNRSENKGYFPGDSMATFEKCAADTSAEPPVKQSCARQLHQDGQSPAKSTSKEKHEAKKQINGVEGLEDGTLPCEAASDDCWKLSVSS, encoded by the exons ATGAAGAGGATCTTTTGGTCCAGGAGGAGGCGCCCTCGGCCGGGCCACTTCTCCACCAGCCCGTGGGCATCCTGCCTGGGCTTTGGGTGTGCCGGAGGTGAAAGCCAGGCAGTGCCCAGATACCTCGCTGGATACTGCGCGGTGGGACAGCTCCACCGGGCTGCGAGTGTCGGCGCTGTAGCTACAGTGGAGCGTTTCCTCACGTTCCGGGTAAACGGTGTCAACGACCCAGACAAGAAGAACAG AACTGCACTGCACTATGCTTGTGCGCATGGCCACCTGGGGGTGGTAACTCTTCTCATAGAGAGGAACTGCAACATTAATGCCTGCGATGACGACAACTGCACGCCTCTCATTAAG GCCTCACAGCATCAGCATGGGGACTGTGTGGCTGCCTTGCTACAACACGGTGCAGATCCCAATGCTGTGGATGCTCTTGGAAACACTGCCCTCCACTATGCAGTACACAGTGAAAACACGTTCATAGCTTCCCAGCTCCTTGAACACAGCGCCAACATTGAAGCCAAAACAAAG GTtgaagaagagaggaagtacgGACTCCAGGAGCCGAATGTAGCAGTGGAGAACTCTGACGACAGAACAGCTTGTGCTgttgcctctgctgctgctgctgctgcggttTCAGCTTCTACTTATGCGGAATCTGCTTccacttctgcttctgctgcttccaATATTGCTTCTGCTGCTTTTGCTTCTGCTTCGGCAGCTTCCACTTCCGCATCTGTTGCGTTTGCTTCTGCGTCTGCAGCTTCCACTTCCGCTGCTTCcgcctctgcttctgcttctgcttctgatgCTTCGGCGGCTGCGGCAGCTGCTTCCGCTTCCGCCTCTGACGcctccgctgctgctgctgctgcggcagCTGCTTCTGCTGTGGCCTCCTCCAACGCTACTGTTAATgctgtggtggctgctgctgtCACTGCTGCTTTCGCAGCGGTTACTGCTACTGCTGACATCAAAGGCAGTGAACCAACTCCTCAAAGGCACAGTGGGGCTACTAATGACAAGGATTTCGCACTTAAGGCAAAAGAAGAACATGATAA GAGAGAACCTGCCAcacatttgatgaaaatgaacagAAGTGAAAATAAAGGCTATTTTCCGGGAGATTCCATGGCAACGTTTGAGAAGTGTGCTGCAGACACAAGTGCTGAGCCACCAGTGAAGCAGAGCTGTGCTCGCCAACTCCATCAGGACGGACAAAG ccCTGCAAAGAGCACATCTAAAGAAAAGCACGAG GCCAAGAAGCAAATCAACGGTGTGGAAGGCCTGGAAGATGGGACTCTGCCGTGTGAAGCAGCCTCAGATGACT GCTGGAAGTTGAGTGTCTCAAGTTAG
- the Gm10044 gene encoding pneumococcal serine-rich repeat protein isoform X2 produces MKRIFWSRRRRPRPGHFSTSPWASCLGFGCAGGESQAVPRYLAGYCAVGQLHRAASVGAVATVERFLTFRVNGVNDPDKKNRTALHYACAHGHLGVVTLLIERNCNINACDDDNCTPLIKASQHQHGDCVAALLQHGADPNAVDALGNTALHYAVHSENTFIASQLLEHSANIEAKTKVEEERKYGLQEPNVAVENSDDRTACAVASAAAAAAVSASTYAESASTSASAASNIASAAFASASAASTSASVAFASASAASTSAASASASASASDASAAAAAASASASDASAAAAAAAAASAVASSNATVNAVVAAAVTAAFAAVTATADIKGSEPTPQRHSGATNDKDFALKAKEEHDKREPATHLMKMNRSENKGYFPGDSMATFEKCAADTSAEPPVKQSCARQLHQDGQSPAKSTSKEKHEAKKQINGVEGLEDGTLPCEAASDDFAGSTVARRSTEGRCPEFCKNGTSAMEAGS; encoded by the exons ATGAAGAGGATCTTTTGGTCCAGGAGGAGGCGCCCTCGGCCGGGCCACTTCTCCACCAGCCCGTGGGCATCCTGCCTGGGCTTTGGGTGTGCCGGAGGTGAAAGCCAGGCAGTGCCCAGATACCTCGCTGGATACTGCGCGGTGGGACAGCTCCACCGGGCTGCGAGTGTCGGCGCTGTAGCTACAGTGGAGCGTTTCCTCACGTTCCGGGTAAACGGTGTCAACGACCCAGACAAGAAGAACAG AACTGCACTGCACTATGCTTGTGCGCATGGCCACCTGGGGGTGGTAACTCTTCTCATAGAGAGGAACTGCAACATTAATGCCTGCGATGACGACAACTGCACGCCTCTCATTAAG GCCTCACAGCATCAGCATGGGGACTGTGTGGCTGCCTTGCTACAACACGGTGCAGATCCCAATGCTGTGGATGCTCTTGGAAACACTGCCCTCCACTATGCAGTACACAGTGAAAACACGTTCATAGCTTCCCAGCTCCTTGAACACAGCGCCAACATTGAAGCCAAAACAAAG GTtgaagaagagaggaagtacgGACTCCAGGAGCCGAATGTAGCAGTGGAGAACTCTGACGACAGAACAGCTTGTGCTgttgcctctgctgctgctgctgctgcggttTCAGCTTCTACTTATGCGGAATCTGCTTccacttctgcttctgctgcttccaATATTGCTTCTGCTGCTTTTGCTTCTGCTTCGGCAGCTTCCACTTCCGCATCTGTTGCGTTTGCTTCTGCGTCTGCAGCTTCCACTTCCGCTGCTTCcgcctctgcttctgcttctgcttctgatgCTTCGGCGGCTGCGGCAGCTGCTTCCGCTTCCGCCTCTGACGcctccgctgctgctgctgctgcggcagCTGCTTCTGCTGTGGCCTCCTCCAACGCTACTGTTAATgctgtggtggctgctgctgtCACTGCTGCTTTCGCAGCGGTTACTGCTACTGCTGACATCAAAGGCAGTGAACCAACTCCTCAAAGGCACAGTGGGGCTACTAATGACAAGGATTTCGCACTTAAGGCAAAAGAAGAACATGATAA GAGAGAACCTGCCAcacatttgatgaaaatgaacagAAGTGAAAATAAAGGCTATTTTCCGGGAGATTCCATGGCAACGTTTGAGAAGTGTGCTGCAGACACAAGTGCTGAGCCACCAGTGAAGCAGAGCTGTGCTCGCCAACTCCATCAGGACGGACAAAG ccCTGCAAAGAGCACATCTAAAGAAAAGCACGAG GCCAAGAAGCAAATCAACGGTGTGGAAGGCCTGGAAGATGGGACTCTGCCGTGTGAAGCAGCCTCAGATGACT ttGCAGGAAGCACAGTTGCAAGAAGATCCACAGAGGGAAGGTGTCCTGAGTTCTGCAAGAATGGAACATCTGCTATGGAA GCTGGAAGTTGA
- the Gm10044 gene encoding ankyrin repeat domain-containing protein 30B isoform X1 has protein sequence MKRIFWSRRRRPRPGHFSTSPWASCLGFGCAGGESQAVPRYLAGYCAVGQLHRAASVGAVATVERFLTFRVNGVNDPDKKNRTALHYACAHGHLGVVTLLIERNCNINACDDDNCTPLIKASQHQHGDCVAALLQHGADPNAVDALGNTALHYAVHSENTFIASQLLEHSANIEAKTKVEEERKYGLQEPNVAVENSDDRTACAVASAAAAAAVSASTYAESASTSASAASNIASAAFASASAASTSASVAFASASAASTSAASASASASASDASAAAAAASASASDASAAAAAAAAASAVASSNATVNAVVAAAVTAAFAAVTATADIKGSEPTPQRHSGATNDKDFALKAKEEHDKREPATHLMKMNRSENKGYFPGDSMATFEKCAADTSAEPPVKQSCARQLHQDGQSPAKSTSKEKHEAKKQINGVEGLEDGTLPCEAASDDFAGSTVARRSTEGRCPEFCKNGTSAMEVWLKAKCKRP, from the exons ATGAAGAGGATCTTTTGGTCCAGGAGGAGGCGCCCTCGGCCGGGCCACTTCTCCACCAGCCCGTGGGCATCCTGCCTGGGCTTTGGGTGTGCCGGAGGTGAAAGCCAGGCAGTGCCCAGATACCTCGCTGGATACTGCGCGGTGGGACAGCTCCACCGGGCTGCGAGTGTCGGCGCTGTAGCTACAGTGGAGCGTTTCCTCACGTTCCGGGTAAACGGTGTCAACGACCCAGACAAGAAGAACAG AACTGCACTGCACTATGCTTGTGCGCATGGCCACCTGGGGGTGGTAACTCTTCTCATAGAGAGGAACTGCAACATTAATGCCTGCGATGACGACAACTGCACGCCTCTCATTAAG GCCTCACAGCATCAGCATGGGGACTGTGTGGCTGCCTTGCTACAACACGGTGCAGATCCCAATGCTGTGGATGCTCTTGGAAACACTGCCCTCCACTATGCAGTACACAGTGAAAACACGTTCATAGCTTCCCAGCTCCTTGAACACAGCGCCAACATTGAAGCCAAAACAAAG GTtgaagaagagaggaagtacgGACTCCAGGAGCCGAATGTAGCAGTGGAGAACTCTGACGACAGAACAGCTTGTGCTgttgcctctgctgctgctgctgctgcggttTCAGCTTCTACTTATGCGGAATCTGCTTccacttctgcttctgctgcttccaATATTGCTTCTGCTGCTTTTGCTTCTGCTTCGGCAGCTTCCACTTCCGCATCTGTTGCGTTTGCTTCTGCGTCTGCAGCTTCCACTTCCGCTGCTTCcgcctctgcttctgcttctgcttctgatgCTTCGGCGGCTGCGGCAGCTGCTTCCGCTTCCGCCTCTGACGcctccgctgctgctgctgctgcggcagCTGCTTCTGCTGTGGCCTCCTCCAACGCTACTGTTAATgctgtggtggctgctgctgtCACTGCTGCTTTCGCAGCGGTTACTGCTACTGCTGACATCAAAGGCAGTGAACCAACTCCTCAAAGGCACAGTGGGGCTACTAATGACAAGGATTTCGCACTTAAGGCAAAAGAAGAACATGATAA GAGAGAACCTGCCAcacatttgatgaaaatgaacagAAGTGAAAATAAAGGCTATTTTCCGGGAGATTCCATGGCAACGTTTGAGAAGTGTGCTGCAGACACAAGTGCTGAGCCACCAGTGAAGCAGAGCTGTGCTCGCCAACTCCATCAGGACGGACAAAG ccCTGCAAAGAGCACATCTAAAGAAAAGCACGAG GCCAAGAAGCAAATCAACGGTGTGGAAGGCCTGGAAGATGGGACTCTGCCGTGTGAAGCAGCCTCAGATGACT ttGCAGGAAGCACAGTTGCAAGAAGATCCACAGAGGGAAGGTGTCCTGAGTTCTGCAAGAATGGAACATCTGCTATGGAAGTATGGCTTAAAGCCAAATGCAAAAGACCTTAA